Below is a window of Onychostoma macrolepis isolate SWU-2019 chromosome 06, ASM1243209v1, whole genome shotgun sequence DNA.
aggactttggaccactgagcaacagtccagttctttttctccacagcccagttaagacgcttctgacgttgtctctggttcagaagtggcttggtgacccttttcctgaagacatctgagcgtggtgactcttgatgcactgactctagcttcagttctctccttgtgaagctctcacaagtgtttgaatcggctttgcttgactgtattctcaagcttgcggtcatccctgttgcttgtgcaccttttcctacccaaattcttccttccagtcaactttgcatttaatatgctttgatacagcactctgtaaacagccacacctttcagtaatgaccttctgtgacttagcctctttgtggagggcgtcaatgttcgtcttctggatcattgccaagtcagcagtcttccccattattgtggtttcaaagaacaaaagatacccagaatttatactgtaggaatggtcatttattcaaactcaaatgtaaatattctaatattttgagatactgatttttgactttcatgagctgtaaactctaatcatcaaaattaaaagaaataaacatttgaaatatatcagtctgtgtgtaatgaatgaatataatatacaagtttcactttttgaatggaattagtgagataaatcaactttttgatgatattctaattatatggccagcacctgtatatgttgGTATAAGAGACAGTActtttattattgtcatttacatttaagtatttaatgtttatttatatggttaaaaaaaaaaaggtatgcTTTCATTAATTCTAAGTACATAAAACTCgtgagtatttttatttttggtcaaGTACCTTTATTAAATGTGCACAAAAAGGCAGATTACAAGCTGTACTTTAAAGCATCCAGGAATGGCTCATGAGCCATTTAAACCAGTGTGTtgagaaatcattaaaatatattacaattaatgaaataataaatgctacaatacaacataaattacattaaaacaatgCAATCTCTCCTCGGTCATacttcatttataatgtcaaaCCATCTTAGTTCAAATTTGCTGCCTGACTACAAGAAGCTAGTGTTTTATTGTAACTGTCAATAAGAATTAAACAGTTACAATTAATTGTCCAAAATAATAAAGCTAAAAAAGCTCCAACACATTCAATACATGAGTTGATAATGATTTGTTGTCAATTTGTGaagaaatatttcacacacaaaacacattagCACAAGAAACATCTTAATATACTAGGTTTATGACCTGTACAGCTGTGCTTCCAGCACTGGCCTTGGTAAGGTAAACCATAACCCGAGACATATCGTTGATGTTTTTGGGTACTACATTcttaaacatgaaaacattgaatgataaaagcatcacaatggACGGCATGCAAATGTGACTAgcaataatacataaataagtaCAGTGTGTTAAAGCGGCATATGACCTCAAAGGCCTTAGTCGCTCCCTCAGAAAACTCTTTGCAACACACTGGTGCTCTTTCTGAATTGGAGAATATATAGTGCTTAGCTTAACAGTGctaatttttttcacaatttattttataattgtttatgGCACTGTGTGGCAGTTCCTTGCGTTACATTTTAATGTCTGGAGAACTGAATTGAAGATCAAAAACTAATTACAAGCGAGTCAAGAGATCCAAATTGATagcatttaaacaatttttcagACTCAATAGAAGAGCATTGTGGGTACAAGCATTGTGCTCCCAGggcaacaaatgtttaaaaatacttagatatatagatatatacataCTTTTACAATGTACTTTTGAAGGTAAACAAATATGTTCTTTCAAAgaagtttttaaaaacattgtacAGTGTGGTTGGGAAATTGTGTACAAATGAACTGCTGACAAGATGCTGGATACAGCATAACCACAATAATTGACTTTGAGCTACGGCAAGACaggcatttttgttttattcattcttCCTGATGTTTATGTTATAAGGCAATTTGATCAAAACCATTTTCAGACGCCAAAAAGCTACAGCTACACGCAGGTTATTCAGTTAGTGTTTCATTTGGGGTCTCTCCTCCCTCATGTGTCGAGATGTCTTCTTGTCAGGCTTCTTGTCTCGAACCTTCCGCAGTCTCCGTGGTGGAGGGGTAGATTTGGACTCGCTAGAGGTGTCCCCTGCATCCCTGTCTTCTGGGATGTTGGGAATGGCTGCACTACTGCCTTCCAGGGTGTTCCTCAGGGACGTGTCCTCGGGACTCCCAATTTCACTGCTGCTCAAGTCCTGCTCTTGATTTCCACTTATTTTAGCCATGCTAGAGCTTGAAGGTTCCTCGCTTTTCCGCAGAGGCTGCTGCAGCTCGTTCATGTCCACTCCAGAGTCCAAGCTTGTGTCATTGCTGCTGCCTGGACGATGTCTTCCCTGAAGCTCAATCACAGAGTGACGAACCTGGGCTGCTGGTTTACCATCCAGAGACACAAACCAGGCCCGGGGCGGGTGAATGGACGGCTTACCCTTGGAGAGCTCCAGCAAGGTTTGCTCTGATATTCCCTGGAGTTCCCCCCGGAAAGGCCCCATTCTGGCTGCTTCGTTCAAAGTTCCTGGGACAGATACGGATTCCAGGAGATGACTGTAGCGGCCCCATAACCCTGGGTTTGCAGCAGCGGCTTGTGCTCCTTCCAGAGCCTGCTGCTCGTCACTGTCCTGCTGGGGAACTTTAGGTAATGTCTGAGTGAAACTGTCTTTTAAGTTACGCTCTGTCTGAGCTCCATGCTCCATGCCATTCCGTGGGAAAGTGGCAGATCTACTTCCAGATGGGTCAGCTTGTCCCTGGGAAGTGAACAACTCTGGGGCCGGTACAATTGCCACAGACTGGTTATAGATGTGGAACAGCTTGTCTCTGAAAACTACATTCTCCGCACCATTCTGGCGTGAGCCATTCTGTTCAGATTTTTCCCGTAGCTTTGCAACTTCGTCACTATTAACATAGAGATTAGACACTGCGGCTCTGAAGCTTTCTAATCCCACAGCTCCAATATTCTCGTACAGATTGCCCGCTGGCCGGCCAATATTTTCCACATAAATGTTGTAGTTGGCTTGGTGTCGTGGAGAGTCTGATGCATCGTGGCCGATGCCTCTTGCAGCCAGAGAGTAAGACCGGTCCCCATTATGAAAGAAAAGTTCTTGAGCCTCATCAGAGCTGGTGGAAGTGGTCTGGTCTTTCTTCAGTACAGTGAGCCTGGTGGAATTCCATCGCTTTCTTCCAGCTTCATAGTTTAAATCTCTGTAAAACAAGATAGGAAAGGACATATTTTTTTGCTACATATTTTGATAATTGCCATTCACATGAAAATAAGGTTAAGATTAATTATTCAAGTCAGGCAATTCAATGTTGCTCATTGGTGTTTGAAAAAGTTTTAGAAAGTCATACAATGATGTTTGCATGGCTGAATAAGCTCTTACCTGCAGTGAAATACAATCACAGATAAAAATCCAATGACTATCACAAGAGTTCCTCCCAAGATACCCACAAGAAGGTATGTGTGGTAGGAAATGAAATCCATTGAGCTTGCGAGCCCCATATAACCTAgatttacaaaaacataaatctgGTTAGAGGGCTGCACATGAACATAAGAAGATATGGATTTCAGTGGTGAAGTAAGTAATGAAAGTGGAATGCTTTTGGATTGATAAGTAGTTTGATGAGCTGAGTGAGAGattttacaatacatattttaattacatcTTAAATATGACTGATTCCTACCTGATGATGGTGGTGGTGCAGCAATCCAGTTACCAAGTTGAGGTGCTACGTAATTCCAGACTAGGCCATTTGTCTCCATCTGAACAGTGCCTATACCTTTATTTACCCAGGTACCTGTGATAAAATATATCATTAAGTGCTTCTATTGGACACAATTCCAAAGATCTCCTGACCTTGATATACATGGTATTGTGTTCtacttaaagttgtttaaaATCACGAGGACCTATTTCTCAATAATTAggtcactttttcaaaactctttaCACAGTTCTCCTATCCAACTTTAAGCATGGTACGGCAgttaatttcacatttagtaTACACTCAAACTTCACTGATGTCTCAGATCAAGTAATTTTCCATAACACTAGCAAAGGTTGTCACCCAACAATCACTTCCATTCAATGTCATTTCTATGCCACTAGCCCCCATTAGGGTCCATTAAGTGTTAAGTGTTGCTTAAAGACTGTAATGATGATAGTTCATAGTCCCCACTTCAAGAAAACAGTGGAAGATCTGACAAGTTTCTTCTGAATGGACAAGTTTGCAGtctttaaatgctgaaatgtttTTCAATCACCTATGGTCATGTTGAAGGTCCAAGCAGGCAGCGAGTCAGATGGTCGGATGTGGGTGTTGTAGGGAAgtggtattttgagctgaatgGGTCCTTTGACGTCAACCTCTTTTCCATTAGACACTAACTGGGCACTGATCATAGCCAAGGGGTTTAACTTGACATTCCTATAACCTGTAATTGGGGATACAATGATAACTGAGATTCATTTTATAATCTGCAGAAAATACATAAGAAAACTGTGTAAAGGTGTGTGTGGTCTAGAGGATCAATATTATGTGTACAATCTGCCATCATGTCAGCTCTTGTTTAAATCTGGTTATCCTAGAGGCCTGATATTGCCTAATCAATAACATTAACTAATCAATGCAGCATCGAGTCTAAACAGTAATGGAGTTTGTAGCTTTCATTGACTAAAATTGCCCTACAATATACTCCTCTCTCTTATAGATCATAAACATTCAGTGAAACACAAAGGGTTAGCATTCACTCAATGATAAGATGTGATTAGGAATGACAGGACAACTGTTTAGATTTGCCTGCACCACCATGTAGTCAGATGCAAAAGataatttatgctttttttcAAATTCATCTTACCTCCTTTACCGCTCTGGTTTAGAGTAAAGAAATTTGAGTCTTTTTCTGTAGGCAGGGTTGGAACTGTCAGATAGGCTGACAACATGGAGATGGTAGTGTTCTCAGACAGTTTGAGGAGACTTTTGGGAAACTGTACACTTGGTTGAAATGACAGATCTGTAATGTGAAAATATATAGATAATACAACAGTGGAAATtttgtgtgtcagtattacattCTGAGTAGGGCTCCATGCAGCAGATGTAAATAGGTACTGCATTAAATTATAgattataacatttttaaaactgctctcaatttaaaaatagcAGTATGGATAATTGGATAACAGGTAATAGGGATGTTTTATCTGACATACCAGATGCTTTTCGAGTTATCAGCACAGTATCATCAAAGAGCCAGATGTTCCCTTGTGTTTGAGGGCGCAGGGACATTGTAATAACAGAAAAAACTAGGAAATAGCATAAAAACAATCACTCAGACCTCATTTCAGCAGCCAAGTTTCTCACATTAAGTGACATTAGTTGTTTTTCTCCATATGTTTGAAGGTCATTTCTTTAGAGCTCTAGTTGTGTGTTATAAAACAAGCCAGGGCCAGGGTGAGGTCACATGGTTCACAGCTTTCTTGCTGCCTAGTCATCTATCTCACTGAGGTGTTTATTGAGCATTACTTGCTAAAATATACAGAGATTAAGAGAAacttaaaaatgcaataaaaaatacatcatCTAATTATTACATGCctataaacaaaacataacaaaaatcaTAGCCTGATGTcataaaatcatataaaatacacaataacctaataaattaaataacaaataataaattcagGTTATGAACTTACTGGGCATCTTGGTGGTTTTCCAAGGCAGCTGGGTGAGCACATAACCCTCCATGCTGGCCACCAGAGTGAGGGTCAGGCCAAGGTGGTATGGAACAGTGACCGTGACCTCCCCATTCTCCAGAGTCTGGCTGGAGTGAATCTGGGATCCATTCAAAAACACACTCACCAGAGCTCCTTTCACGAACCTCTGGCTAGACGCATCTTTAACCCAAATCTTCAGGGTCAGGAGCGACTCTGGAGACAGAAAAATGTCAGGTTTTTgtggaaattaataaaaaatgtgcattaaaaatttatagagtgcataaaaatgaacataGGATATTCTGGTCATTTGAACGCTACATTTTACCTCAAGCCCTTGTAATATGAGTCAAAGATaagagaattattttttttaaaatgaagaaaaaatgaaacaaattaaatgtttaagttAAGTTTAAGGTTAACCACATGCACCAATGTTTAAAAGTTCATTGAAGTAACTGAACTGTAATTGTTCAACGCATTAAAAACCAACACAGccagcactgaaaaaaattggtTGGTGACAGTAAAATCTTTGCCTTGAAATAGTAATGACCATTGGACCCACGGCTCAGGCAGAGCGACTTAAAAATAGATCAAAGTGCCAAATGTCGGATGAGCACATCAGTGAAAAGCTGAGGCTTGAGAAACCTTGAAAATCATTATTGAAATCTCTCTCAATACTGAAAAAAGAAGTCAATCCCTTATTCTTTGCACATGTGCAGaacctaaaaacaacagtatAACCAGGATGAAACAATGGCAGACACAAGTTAGTCAAATAAAGCAACGCAGcttcaacaattttttttttttttaatacttaatatttCTTGGAAATGCTTTGGTCTTAACTTCAGGCCCTGATATTTAAGCAATATTAAAAGATTACTATTACATATAACTAGATTACTATAACACAACCATGACCTGGTACTTAAAATGTGTTACAGGAAATTTGCTACTATAGCACAGTAACATTGATGTTATGAAATTAGGTGCTACTCTTTGTGCTGTTCTAGACCCATCTGTGAATGGCAATGGCAGGTGCTTTCAAGCAGGGGTCCAGGAATCCCAAGGGGTCAGCAGAAAAtttagaggggaaaaaaagtataaaaataatctgaattattacaatttattttgaattaatgatctataatttattttgatctATGTGCAATGTAAATagcaactgttttttttttttttaaacatgttgtCTTTGCAATATCAGAtacaatttttttcaaatgcatatatatatatatatatatatatatatatatatatatatacacatatatagtgGCCtcacattttagtaattttgggGTCATTGGCATCAAAACGTTGAAAACCCCTGACATTAAAGGCCTAATGGATTTGATAATACCATCTCAAACAAAAAGGTCTTGGATGATTCTGGCTCTAAACTAATCCCACCTTAAATGCATAATGAAGATAAGATGTTGAAGATAAACATCATAATGTTGCTCAACCATATCAGCTATTCACCTTTAAATAATGTAGACATGGCTGTCCT
It encodes the following:
- the fam171b gene encoding family with sequence similarity 171 member B; its protein translation is MPDLSGCVLLAALLIFCEDGYVRRAEGGVLASLSEEDNASDTQTSPLKGQGDATVPPSESLLTLKIWVKDASSQRFVKGALVSVFLNGSQIHSSQTLENGEVTVTVPYHLGLTLTLVASMEGYVLTQLPWKTTKMPIFSVITMSLRPQTQGNIWLFDDTVLITRKASDLSFQPSVQFPKSLLKLSENTTISMLSAYLTVPTLPTEKDSNFFTLNQSGKGGYRNVKLNPLAMISAQLVSNGKEVDVKGPIQLKIPLPYNTHIRPSDSLPAWTFNMTIGTWVNKGIGTVQMETNGLVWNYVAPQLGNWIAAPPPSSGYMGLASSMDFISYHTYLLVGILGGTLVIVIGFLSVIVFHCRDLNYEAGRKRWNSTRLTVLKKDQTTSTSSDEAQELFFHNGDRSYSLAARGIGHDASDSPRHQANYNIYVENIGRPAGNLYENIGAVGLESFRAAVSNLYVNSDEVAKLREKSEQNGSRQNGAENVVFRDKLFHIYNQSVAIVPAPELFTSQGQADPSGSRSATFPRNGMEHGAQTERNLKDSFTQTLPKVPQQDSDEQQALEGAQAAAANPGLWGRYSHLLESVSVPGTLNEAARMGPFRGELQGISEQTLLELSKGKPSIHPPRAWFVSLDGKPAAQVRHSVIELQGRHRPGSSNDTSLDSGVDMNELQQPLRKSEEPSSSSMAKISGNQEQDLSSSEIGSPEDTSLRNTLEGSSAAIPNIPEDRDAGDTSSESKSTPPPRRLRKVRDKKPDKKTSRHMREERPQMKH